In one uncultured Devosia sp. genomic region, the following are encoded:
- a CDS encoding transglutaminase family protein: MSIKAAVYHLTHYKYDRPVVLQPQIIRLQPAPHSRTKVLSYALKVSPGLHFTNVQQDPYGNFLTRFVFPEPVTELKIEVELVADMTVYNPFDFFVEETAETFPFQYPADIRDDLSIYMTPEPAGPLLQKFLAGIDRTPMNTVNFVTALNASIQQHIAYIVRMETGVWTPEETLGNARGSCRDSTWLLVQTLRHLGFAARFVSGYLIQLKPDLVSLDGPAGTDHDFTDLHAWCEVYLPGAGWVGLDPTSGLLTGESHVPLAATPHYRNAAPISGFASFAEVDFAFDMTVTRVAEHPRITKPFSDASWDQLDALGHQVDKTLAENDVRLTMGGEPTFVSVDDFEADEWNTGAVGPTKRRLADDLIRRLRTRFAPNGLLHYGQGKWYPGESLPRWTFSLYWRLDGKPVWSDEKLIAREGVKTDATHADARKFLDAFARNLGLTGETIAEAYEDPGEWLLKEANLPANVDPANSELADPEARSRMKTVFERGLTNPTGYVLPVQRWNAVASNPWLTEKWKTRRGKLFLAPGDSPAGYRLPLTSLKHIAPTAYPHVVAQDPGEPRGPLPDPVEALTRQKTGLEADPRAQATTDFTAATMQQDRTEQVISEILGEVRTAVTAEIRDHRLCVFLPPVERLEDYLELVAATEAAAKKIGQPVHLEGYAPPHDPRLNVIRVAPDPGVIEVNIHPAASWDDCVATTSAIYEEARLSRLGADKFMIDGRHTGTGGGNHVVVGGATPDDSPFLRRPDLLKSLVLHWQRHPAMSYLFSGLFIGPTSQAPRFDEARHDSLYELEIAMAQVPHPASGEPAPRPWLVDRLFRNLLVDVTGNTHRSEICIDKLFSPDGPTGRLGLVEFRGFEMPPNARMSLAQQVLIRALIARYWTDPLDGSFTRWGTTLHDRFMLPHYVWQDFLDIIADLDRHGFKLDPAWFAAQLEFRFPFCGEVEYDGIRLELRQALEPWHVMGEQGAIGGTVRFVDSSVERLQVKLEGLNPERYAVACNQRPVPLRTTDTAGTAVAGVRYKAWQPASGLHPVLPVNTPLVFDIYDRWTQRPVGGCVYHVAHPGGRNYETFPVNGNEAEARRLARFIPQNHTAGGYMLRAEKPADEYPLTLDLRRPPRFW, translated from the coding sequence ATGTCGATCAAAGCCGCCGTCTATCATCTGACGCACTACAAGTATGACCGCCCGGTCGTCCTGCAGCCCCAGATCATCCGCCTGCAGCCTGCGCCCCATTCGCGCACCAAGGTGCTGAGCTATGCGCTCAAGGTCTCGCCCGGCCTGCATTTCACCAATGTGCAGCAGGACCCCTATGGCAATTTCCTGACGCGCTTCGTGTTTCCCGAGCCGGTCACCGAGCTCAAGATCGAGGTCGAACTGGTCGCCGACATGACGGTCTACAACCCCTTCGACTTCTTCGTCGAAGAAACAGCCGAGACCTTCCCCTTCCAATATCCGGCCGACATCCGCGACGACCTCTCCATCTACATGACCCCCGAGCCGGCCGGTCCGCTGCTGCAGAAATTCCTCGCAGGCATCGACAGGACACCAATGAATACGGTGAACTTCGTCACCGCGCTCAATGCCTCCATCCAGCAGCACATCGCCTATATCGTCCGCATGGAAACCGGTGTCTGGACTCCCGAGGAAACCCTTGGCAACGCCCGCGGCTCCTGCCGGGATTCTACCTGGCTGTTGGTCCAGACCCTGCGCCACCTCGGCTTTGCCGCCCGCTTCGTCTCCGGATATCTCATCCAGCTCAAGCCCGACCTCGTTTCGCTCGATGGTCCCGCCGGCACCGACCATGATTTCACCGACCTCCACGCCTGGTGCGAAGTCTATCTCCCCGGCGCCGGCTGGGTGGGTCTCGACCCGACCTCAGGCCTGCTCACCGGTGAATCGCACGTCCCACTGGCCGCCACTCCGCACTACCGAAACGCCGCACCCATTTCCGGCTTTGCTTCCTTCGCCGAGGTCGATTTCGCCTTCGACATGACGGTGACCCGCGTCGCCGAGCACCCGCGCATCACCAAACCCTTTTCCGACGCCAGCTGGGACCAACTCGACGCCTTGGGCCATCAGGTCGACAAGACCCTGGCGGAAAACGACGTCCGCCTCACCATGGGCGGCGAACCGACCTTTGTCTCCGTCGATGATTTCGAGGCCGATGAATGGAACACCGGCGCCGTCGGCCCGACCAAGCGCCGCCTCGCCGATGACCTGATCCGCCGCCTGCGCACCCGCTTCGCCCCCAATGGTCTGCTCCATTACGGCCAGGGCAAGTGGTACCCCGGTGAATCGCTGCCGCGCTGGACCTTCTCGCTCTACTGGCGCCTCGACGGCAAGCCGGTCTGGAGCGATGAAAAGCTGATCGCCCGCGAGGGCGTCAAGACCGACGCCACCCATGCCGACGCTCGCAAATTCCTCGACGCCTTTGCGCGCAACCTCGGCCTCACCGGCGAAACCATCGCCGAAGCCTATGAAGACCCCGGCGAATGGCTGCTCAAGGAAGCCAATCTCCCCGCCAATGTCGATCCCGCCAATTCCGAGCTGGCCGATCCCGAAGCCCGCTCGCGCATGAAGACGGTCTTCGAACGCGGCCTGACCAATCCCACCGGCTATGTCCTGCCGGTACAGCGCTGGAATGCCGTCGCCTCCAATCCCTGGTTGACCGAGAAGTGGAAGACCCGGCGCGGCAAGCTCTTTCTCGCGCCCGGCGACAGCCCCGCCGGCTATCGCCTGCCACTGACGTCGCTCAAGCACATTGCCCCCACGGCCTATCCCCACGTCGTGGCGCAGGACCCCGGCGAACCGCGCGGACCGCTCCCCGATCCGGTGGAGGCGCTGACCCGCCAGAAGACCGGCCTTGAGGCCGATCCCCGGGCCCAGGCCACCACTGATTTCACCGCCGCCACCATGCAGCAGGACCGCACCGAGCAGGTCATCAGCGAAATCCTCGGTGAAGTCCGCACCGCCGTCACCGCCGAAATCCGCGACCACCGCCTCTGTGTCTTCCTGCCCCCGGTCGAGCGGCTGGAGGACTATCTAGAACTGGTCGCGGCAACCGAAGCAGCGGCCAAAAAGATCGGCCAGCCGGTCCATCTCGAAGGCTATGCCCCACCCCACGATCCGCGCCTCAACGTCATCCGCGTCGCGCCCGACCCGGGCGTCATCGAGGTCAATATCCACCCCGCCGCCAGCTGGGACGATTGCGTTGCCACCACCAGTGCCATTTATGAAGAGGCGCGGCTGAGCCGGCTGGGCGCCGACAAGTTCATGATCGACGGCCGCCACACCGGCACTGGCGGCGGCAATCACGTCGTGGTCGGCGGCGCCACCCCAGACGACAGTCCCTTCCTCCGTCGCCCGGACCTGCTGAAATCGCTGGTGCTTCACTGGCAGCGCCATCCGGCCATGAGCTATCTCTTTTCGGGTCTCTTCATCGGCCCGACCAGCCAGGCGCCGCGCTTCGACGAGGCGCGCCACGACTCGCTCTACGAACTAGAAATCGCCATGGCCCAGGTGCCCCATCCAGCCTCGGGCGAACCCGCGCCGCGGCCCTGGCTGGTCGATCGCCTGTTCCGCAATCTCCTCGTCGATGTCACCGGCAATACCCATCGCTCGGAAATCTGCATCGATAAGCTCTTCTCCCCCGATGGCCCAACCGGCCGCCTCGGCCTCGTCGAATTCCGCGGCTTTGAAATGCCGCCCAATGCCCGCATGTCGCTGGCCCAGCAGGTGCTGATCCGCGCGCTCATCGCCCGCTACTGGACCGACCCGCTCGACGGCAGCTTCACCCGCTGGGGCACGACCCTGCATGACCGCTTCATGCTGCCCCACTATGTCTGGCAGGATTTCCTCGACATCATCGCCGATCTCGACCGGCACGGTTTCAAGCTCGATCCGGCCTGGTTCGCGGCCCAGCTCGAATTCCGCTTCCCCTTCTGCGGCGAGGTTGAATACGACGGCATCCGGCTCGAACTGCGCCAGGCACTTGAACCCTGGCACGTCATGGGAGAACAGGGCGCCATCGGCGGCACCGTCCGTTTTGTCGATAGCTCCGTCGAACGTCTGCAGGTCAAGCTCGAAGGCCTCAATCCCGAGCGCTACGCCGTCGCCTGCAACCAGCGCCCCGTGCCGCTGCGGACCACCGATACGGCGGGCACCGCCGTTGCCGGCGTCCGCTACAAGGCCTGGCAACCCGCTTCGGGCCTGCATCCCGTCCTGCCCGTCAACACGCCACTGGTCTTTGACATTTACGATCGCTGGACCCAGCGGCCCGTTGGCGGTTGCGTCTATCACGTCGCCCATCCCGGCGGCCGCAACTACGAGACCTTCCCGGTCAACGGCAATGAGGCCGAGGCGCGTCGCCTCGCCCGCTTCATTCCGCAGAATCACACTGCCGGCGGTTACATGTTACGCGCCGAAAAGCCTGCGGACGAATACCCGCTGACGCTTGACCTGCGCCGTCCGCCGCGATTTTGGTAG
- a CDS encoding circularly permuted type 2 ATP-grasp protein translates to MEMRERKSRGKSPAGASIVADYRLQPGIPDEMIDPQGNVRPGWSQLMAEFDKLGPTELAARFERADQYLRDAGVFYRKYDGAEGKERDWPLAHVPLLIDEADWSRISTGLIQRAELLETVIADIYGDNRLVQQGLLPPELVAQNGEFLRPLVGVRPVSGHYLHFCAFELGRGPDGAWWVLGDRAQAPSGAGFALENRVATTRALSDIYAEMNVQRLAGFFRDFRDMLFADAKRDGGRVGILTPGQLNETYFEHAYIARYLGLMLLEGEDLIVEDGNVMVRTVAGLKPVSVLWRRMDASFVDPLELRYDSRIGTPGMVEALRNRSISMINALGTGLLETRALAAFMPRLAQKLLGQDLLLPEIATWWCGQPGEQSHVLDNFDNLLIGPAFATTLPFDDLRGTALGSSIPEAQKAILRERIRANGADYVGQEPVQLSTAPVYVDGKLQPRPITLRVFAARTAEGWTIMPGGFARVGSNLDTSAIAMQRGGQAADVWVLSSKPVERVSLLPQDGEKLVRNSPGSLPSRAADNLIWLGRYAERCEATVRILRAYNARLAELSKADLPILTHAADFLDSIDVDASEAMPQGLLASIDSAVHSAGQIRDRFSPDGWLALDDLQKTARRFATRVRPGDDATRAMTVLLRKLAGFSGLVHENMYRFAGWRFLELGRRLERAIQIARIASHLTGPDAPDGSLEMFLEIGDSVMSHRRRYSVSAGTQSAVDLLVLDPLNPRSVQFQVTELRNQIEMLPGGVEDGIMSPVAKAALQIETDLRIAVAADMTPDRLDKLAADIGILAGLVAAAYFV, encoded by the coding sequence ATGGAAATGCGTGAGAGAAAAAGTCGCGGAAAGAGCCCGGCCGGAGCCAGCATCGTTGCTGACTATCGGCTGCAGCCCGGCATTCCCGACGAGATGATTGACCCCCAGGGCAATGTGCGCCCTGGCTGGTCCCAGCTCATGGCCGAGTTCGACAAGCTCGGCCCAACGGAACTCGCCGCCCGCTTCGAGCGGGCCGATCAATATCTGCGCGATGCCGGCGTCTTCTATCGCAAGTATGACGGCGCCGAAGGCAAGGAACGCGACTGGCCGCTGGCCCACGTGCCCCTGCTCATCGACGAAGCCGACTGGTCGCGCATTTCAACCGGCCTGATCCAGCGCGCCGAACTGCTCGAAACCGTCATTGCCGATATCTATGGCGACAATCGTCTGGTCCAGCAGGGCCTCCTGCCGCCCGAACTCGTCGCCCAAAATGGCGAATTCCTGCGCCCCCTGGTCGGCGTCCGTCCCGTCAGCGGCCACTATCTCCACTTCTGCGCCTTCGAACTCGGCCGTGGCCCCGATGGCGCCTGGTGGGTTCTGGGCGATCGCGCCCAAGCCCCTTCCGGCGCCGGCTTTGCTCTGGAAAACCGCGTCGCCACCACGCGCGCCCTGTCCGACATCTATGCCGAGATGAATGTCCAGCGGCTCGCCGGCTTTTTCCGCGATTTCCGCGACATGCTCTTTGCCGATGCCAAGCGCGACGGCGGCCGCGTCGGCATCCTGACGCCAGGCCAGCTCAACGAAACCTATTTCGAACACGCCTATATCGCCCGCTATCTCGGCCTCATGCTACTTGAAGGCGAAGACCTGATCGTCGAGGACGGCAATGTCATGGTCCGCACCGTGGCCGGCCTCAAACCGGTCAGCGTCCTCTGGCGCCGCATGGATGCCAGCTTCGTCGATCCGCTCGAACTCCGCTACGACAGCCGCATCGGCACCCCGGGCATGGTCGAAGCCCTGCGCAACCGCTCGATCTCCATGATCAACGCACTGGGCACCGGCCTGCTCGAAACCCGCGCCCTGGCGGCCTTTATGCCCCGCCTCGCGCAAAAGCTGCTCGGCCAGGACCTGTTGCTGCCTGAAATCGCCACCTGGTGGTGCGGCCAGCCGGGCGAGCAAAGCCATGTGCTCGACAATTTCGACAATCTGCTGATCGGCCCGGCTTTCGCCACCACCCTGCCCTTCGACGATCTGCGCGGCACGGCGCTCGGTTCGTCCATTCCCGAGGCCCAGAAGGCCATCCTGCGCGAGCGCATCCGCGCCAATGGCGCCGACTATGTCGGCCAGGAGCCAGTGCAGCTTTCGACCGCCCCGGTCTATGTCGATGGCAAGCTCCAGCCACGCCCGATCACCCTCCGCGTTTTTGCTGCCCGCACTGCCGAAGGCTGGACCATCATGCCCGGCGGCTTCGCCCGCGTCGGCTCCAATCTCGATACTTCCGCCATCGCCATGCAGCGCGGCGGCCAGGCCGCCGACGTCTGGGTGCTTTCCTCCAAGCCTGTCGAGCGCGTCTCTCTGCTCCCCCAGGATGGCGAAAAGCTGGTGCGCAACTCGCCCGGCAGCCTGCCCAGTCGCGCCGCCGACAATCTGATCTGGCTGGGCCGTTACGCCGAGCGCTGCGAAGCCACCGTGCGAATCCTGCGCGCCTATAACGCCCGCCTCGCCGAACTCAGCAAGGCCGACCTGCCCATCCTTACCCATGCTGCCGACTTCCTCGACAGCATCGACGTCGATGCCAGCGAAGCCATGCCGCAGGGCCTGCTCGCCTCGATCGACAGCGCCGTTCATTCGGCCGGCCAGATCCGCGACCGCTTCTCGCCCGATGGATGGCTGGCGCTCGACGACCTGCAAAAAACCGCGCGCCGTTTCGCCACCCGCGTCCGCCCCGGCGATGACGCCACGCGCGCCATGACCGTGCTGCTGCGCAAGCTCGCCGGCTTCTCCGGTCTCGTGCATGAGAACATGTATCGCTTTGCCGGCTGGCGCTTCCTCGAACTCGGCCGCCGCCTTGAACGCGCCATCCAGATCGCCCGCATCGCCAGCCACCTGACCGGCCCCGATGCCCCCGACGGCTCGCTCGAAATGTTCCTCGAAATCGGCGACAGCGTCATGTCGCATCGCCGCCGCTACTCGGTCAGCGCCGGCACCCAGAGCGCCGTCGACCTCCTGGTCCTCGACCCGCTCAACCCGCGTTCCGTCCAGTTCCAGGTCACCGAATTGCGCAACCAGATCGAAATGCTCCCCGGCGGCGTGGAAGACGGCATCATGTCCCCGGTGGCCAAGGCCGCCCTGCAGATCGAAACCGACCTGCGCATCGCCGTCGCCGCCGACATGACACCCGACCGGCTCGACAAGCTGGCGGCCGATATCGGCATCCTGGCCGGCCTCGTCGCCGCAGCCTATTTCGTGTAG
- a CDS encoding transglutaminase family protein produces the protein MLYDVRLSLQYDYDATVHGGRHLIRVAPITIPGVQRVVASGLSFDPRPQRENTFTDFFGNSVTEVTYAAPHDHLEIKLTARVQVEDLLPPADLSPTRDALKGEIARYWSVEPDSPHHFLAASPRVQLVSAITDYAAEATADTPSVMAAANALCMAIHRDFAYDPKATDVETKPAEAFALRKGVCQDFAHVMIAGLRGLGIPAGYVSGFLRTNPPPGKPRLEGADAMHAWIRAWCGQHVGWVEFDPTNAMIAGPDHIAIGHGRDYADISPIVGVLKTHGSHETTQSVDVIRVE, from the coding sequence ATGCTCTACGATGTCCGCCTTTCGCTGCAATATGACTACGACGCCACCGTCCACGGCGGCCGCCACCTGATCCGCGTCGCCCCGATCACCATCCCCGGCGTGCAGCGCGTCGTCGCCTCGGGCCTCTCCTTTGATCCCCGCCCGCAGCGCGAAAACACCTTCACCGACTTCTTCGGCAATTCGGTCACCGAGGTGACCTATGCCGCCCCGCATGACCATCTCGAGATCAAGCTGACCGCCCGCGTCCAGGTCGAAGACCTTCTGCCTCCCGCCGACCTGTCGCCGACCCGCGATGCGCTGAAAGGCGAAATTGCCCGCTATTGGTCCGTCGAACCCGACAGCCCGCACCATTTCCTGGCCGCCTCGCCGCGCGTGCAACTCGTCTCCGCCATCACCGACTATGCCGCCGAAGCCACCGCGGACACGCCCTCCGTCATGGCCGCCGCCAATGCCCTCTGCATGGCCATCCACCGCGACTTTGCCTATGACCCCAAGGCCACCGACGTCGAAACCAAGCCCGCCGAAGCCTTCGCCCTGCGCAAGGGCGTCTGCCAGGATTTCGCCCATGTCATGATCGCCGGCCTGCGCGGTCTCGGCATCCCCGCCGGCTACGTCTCGGGCTTCCTCCGCACCAATCCGCCTCCGGGCAAACCGCGCCTCGAAGGCGCCGACGCCATGCATGCCTGGATCCGCGCCTGGTGTGGACAGCATGTCGGCTGGGTGGAATTTGATCCCACCAATGCCATGATCGCCGGCCCCGACCATATCGCCATCGGCCACGGCCGCGACTATGCCGATATCTCGCCCATCGTCGGCGTGCTCAAGACCCATGGCTCGCACGAGACCACCCAGTCCGTGGACGTCATCCGCGTCGAATAA